A single region of the Anguilla anguilla isolate fAngAng1 chromosome 17, fAngAng1.pri, whole genome shotgun sequence genome encodes:
- the gsg1l gene encoding germ cell-specific gene 1-like protein — translation MKTTRKCRALLSVGLNLLALLFSTTAFITTYWCEGTQRVPKPNCSKERRHNCIDYGVNQTDQSKVHYSWETGDDRFLFRHFHTGIWYSCEENIDGAGEKCRSFIDLAPASERGVLWLSVVSEVLYIMLLVVGFSLMCLELFHSSNVIDGLKLNAFAAVFTVLSGLLGMVAHMMYTQVFQITVSLGPEDWRPHTWDYGWSFCMAWGSFTCCMAASVTTLNSYTKTVIEFRHKRKLFEQGLREEQAILDQEAFHYFRDRSVQSVSGSVEVFQAPGPGQGGGRGKTRGPPVATSVDLGDNPDSLGEEQC, via the exons ATGAAGACCACTCGAAAATGCCGGGCTCTGTTGTCCGTGGGTTTGAACCTGTTAGCCCTCCTCTTCTCCACCACGGCATTCATAACGACGTACTGGTGCGAGGGAACCCAGAGGGTACCCAAACCGAACTGCAGCAAAGAAAGGCGACACAACTGCATCGATTACGGGGTGAACCAGACGGACCAGAGCAAAGTTCACTACAGCTGGGAGACTGGAGACGACAGGTTCCTCTTCCGACATTTTCACACTGGAATCTGGTACTCATGCGAAGAAAATATAGATGGAGCAG GTGAGAAGTGCAGAAGCTTTATTGATCTGGCCCCAGCATCTGAGAGGG GAGTCCTCTGGCTGTCGGTGGTGTCGGAGGTGCTGTACATCATGCTCCTGGTGGTGGGCTTCAGCTTAATGTGTCTGGAGCTCTTCCACTCCAGCAACGTGATCGATGGACTCAAACTCAACGCCTTTGCGGCCGTCTTCACTGTGCTCTCAG GGCTCCTGGGGATGGTGGCTCACATGATGTACACACAGGTGTTCCAGATCACGGTCAGCCTGGGACCGGAGGACTGGAGGCCTCACACCTGGGACTACGGCTGGTCCTTCTG CATGGCCTGGGGCTCGTTCACCTGCTGCATGGCCGCCTCCGTGACCACCCTCAACTCCTACACAAAGACTGTCATCGAGTTCCGGCACAAGCGCAAGCTGTTCGAGCAGGGCCTGCGGGAGGAGCAGGCCATCCTGGACCAGGAGGCCTTCCACTACTTCCGGGACCGCTCGGTGCAGTCCGTCTCCGGCTCCGTCGAGGTCTTCCAGGCCCCGGGTCCGGGacagggcgggggcaggggcaaaACGCGGGGACCCCCGGTGGCCACCTCGGTAGACCTGGGCGACAACCCTGACTCTCTGGGAGAGGAGCAGTGCTGA